A section of the Armatimonadota bacterium genome encodes:
- a CDS encoding TCP-1/cpn60 chaperonin family protein, protein MPEVEGENKQGAADERLSALVSNASAIRTVAAAVEGTLGPKGLDCMLVDRFGGVTITNDGFAILDQIDVAHPAARMLINTAQAQDRQVGDGTTTATILASTLVTEAVNRAARGVPVTRLIEGMRAALARAVEVIEGHRREIEGFDDPLLARAALIAGRGDAQVADLVVEAARLIGRAALAEPGFRLSEWIIAREGADNEVVAGLIIDKERMNRRMPRQVRRARVLLLDDALEPEQLGEQALATEAGFARYLELKRRFAEALERVAGLGVNVVVAERGVSDDAEEALTAAGAMVLRRVSARDLARIAEHTGARPVKRTGLARAADDLARCLGRARLVAQDERLGHVRFEGGGGRRAATILVGAATAEVRDERRRIAQDAASGAQQALLSGVVPGGGAAEAAAAVEVQRLRASMRGMAAYGAECVVEALRRPLAQIIANAGFNPLEKMGNLMAETASAGSDALAIDCDTGEVADMLSLGVVDPTAVKVHALRAAGEVAQAVLRISTIIRRRDADQPPPA, encoded by the coding sequence ATGCCCGAGGTCGAGGGCGAGAACAAGCAAGGCGCCGCTGACGAGCGCCTGTCCGCGCTCGTCAGCAACGCCAGCGCCATCCGCACCGTGGCGGCGGCGGTCGAAGGCACGCTCGGGCCCAAGGGGCTCGACTGCATGCTGGTGGACCGCTTCGGCGGTGTCACCATCACCAACGACGGATTCGCCATTCTCGACCAGATAGACGTTGCCCACCCCGCCGCCCGCATGCTGATCAACACCGCCCAGGCGCAGGATCGCCAGGTCGGCGACGGCACCACCACCGCCACGATCCTGGCGAGCACGTTGGTGACAGAGGCGGTCAACCGCGCGGCCAGGGGGGTGCCGGTGACCCGGCTCATCGAAGGCATGCGCGCGGCGCTGGCGCGCGCCGTCGAGGTGATCGAAGGACATCGCCGGGAGATCGAGGGATTCGACGATCCCCTGCTGGCGCGGGCGGCCCTCATCGCCGGCCGCGGGGACGCGCAGGTCGCCGATCTCGTCGTCGAGGCGGCGCGGCTGATCGGGCGCGCGGCTCTGGCTGAGCCGGGGTTCCGGCTGAGCGAATGGATCATCGCGCGGGAGGGAGCGGACAACGAGGTCGTGGCCGGCCTCATCATTGACAAGGAGCGGATGAACCGCCGCATGCCGCGGCAGGTGCGGCGCGCGCGGGTGCTGCTGCTCGATGACGCGCTGGAGCCGGAGCAGCTGGGGGAGCAGGCGCTGGCGACGGAGGCGGGGTTCGCCCGCTACCTGGAGCTCAAGCGCCGCTTCGCCGAGGCGCTGGAGCGGGTGGCGGGACTCGGCGTCAACGTGGTGGTGGCGGAGCGCGGGGTCAGCGACGATGCCGAGGAGGCGCTGACGGCGGCGGGCGCGATGGTGCTGCGGCGGGTGTCAGCGCGCGACCTCGCGCGCATCGCCGAACACACCGGCGCGCGCCCGGTCAAGCGCACCGGCCTGGCGCGGGCGGCGGATGACCTCGCGCGCTGCCTGGGCCGCGCCCGCCTGGTGGCGCAAGACGAGCGGCTGGGCCACGTTCGCTTTGAGGGCGGCGGCGGGCGACGCGCGGCGACGATCCTGGTGGGGGCGGCCACGGCTGAGGTCCGCGACGAGCGCCGGCGCATCGCCCAGGACGCCGCGAGCGGCGCCCAGCAAGCGCTCCTGAGCGGGGTGGTCCCCGGCGGCGGCGCGGCCGAGGCGGCGGCCGCGGTCGAGGTGCAGCGGCTGCGCGCCTCGATGCGCGGCATGGCGGCCTACGGCGCCGAGTGCGTGGTCGAGGCGCTGCGGCGCCCGCTGGCGCAGATCATCGCCAACGCCGGCTTCAACCCGCTGGAGAAGATGGGCAACCTGATGGCGGAAACCGCCAGCGCCGGGAGCGACGCGCTGGCGATAGACTGTGACACCGGCGAGGTCGCGGACATGCTAAGCTTGGGGGTGGTGGATCCGACCGCGGTCAAGGTGCACGCCCTGCGCGCCGCCGGGGAGGTGGCCCAGGCCGTGCTGCGCATCAGCACCATCATCCGCCGGCGCGACGCCGACCAGCCGCCGCCGGCATGA
- the grpE gene encoding nucleotide exchange factor GrpE: MPKRHKLEITPAAAAAPAEGAGPEGAQEGALVEPAPERVAHLQQELAAAQAAAQELHDKYLRALADLDNFRRRARHERGNAVRDGEAAILLEVLPVLDNFARAMAAARDANDAQALMDGVKMSYDQLHAALARKGVRPIAAAGKQFDPRYHDAVGQVPTAEQPEGTVVVEVQKGYLHGDRVLRPARVIVAAPPAADDGHPPRPRREES; this comes from the coding sequence ATGCCCAAGCGACACAAGCTCGAGATAACGCCCGCGGCCGCGGCGGCGCCCGCCGAAGGCGCGGGCCCGGAGGGCGCGCAGGAGGGCGCCCTCGTCGAGCCGGCGCCGGAGCGCGTGGCGCACCTGCAGCAGGAGTTGGCGGCGGCGCAAGCGGCGGCGCAGGAGCTGCATGACAAGTACCTGCGCGCCCTCGCCGACCTCGACAACTTCCGTCGCCGCGCGCGCCACGAGCGCGGCAATGCGGTGCGCGATGGCGAGGCCGCGATTCTGCTGGAGGTGCTGCCGGTGCTCGACAACTTCGCGCGCGCGATGGCGGCGGCGCGGGACGCCAACGACGCGCAGGCGCTGATGGACGGCGTCAAGATGAGCTACGACCAACTGCACGCGGCGCTGGCGCGCAAGGGAGTGCGTCCAATCGCCGCCGCGGGCAAGCAGTTCGATCCCCGCTACCACGACGCGGTAGGCCAGGTGCCGACGGCCGAGCAGCCGGAAGGTACGGTCGTGGTCGAGGTGCAAAAGGGCTACCTGCATGGCGATCGCGTGCTGCGCCCGGCGCGGGTGATCGTGGCGGCGCCGCCGGCGGCGGATGATGGTCACCCCCCGCG